One region of Desertifilum tharense IPPAS B-1220 genomic DNA includes:
- a CDS encoding iron uptake porin, which produces MLSLGILALSEVPATAQVTSVSQLSDVQPTDWAYQALQSLVERYGVIAGYPDGTFRGNRPLSRYEFAAALNTVLNRIEELGGAATLLTQEDLQTLQRLQQDYQVALDQVRSRLDDIDTRLLALENTRFSATTQLDGEAIMALTGGSENSTLVSRVRLNLLSSWQNRHLLVTQLQTGNNGGDSVGLVHAEGENFLGTRGLLADGGGLDYVGADSGVQLNRLYYSFQPLENLAISVGPRLVPRDFIDRNRFANHERLDFNSSFFINNPLIVQNQIDRNPGAGIAVNWRLNNTPFAVNALYIASDANSPTRGWFGDRYQGSVEVEYTPNSPLALRLQYTRANLDRTEVNAFGANVEWSFNRFFGAFGRFGIGTYEGYHSQLGRDLDLQPKSWAVGFSVRDFLIPGTAAGIALGQPFIERNLGNSTQTNFEVFYNLGLSDRLSITPSLILVNHADNQSQSGLTWQATLRTVILF; this is translated from the coding sequence TTGCTTAGTTTGGGAATCCTCGCCCTATCTGAGGTTCCTGCTACGGCCCAAGTTACTTCGGTGTCTCAGCTATCGGATGTGCAGCCGACGGATTGGGCTTACCAAGCCTTGCAATCGTTGGTGGAACGCTATGGGGTGATTGCAGGTTATCCCGATGGGACGTTTCGGGGAAATCGCCCCCTGTCTCGCTACGAGTTTGCGGCGGCTTTAAATACGGTTCTCAATCGGATTGAGGAGTTAGGGGGGGCTGCAACTCTCCTGACTCAGGAGGATTTGCAAACTTTACAGCGCTTGCAACAAGATTATCAGGTCGCTCTTGACCAAGTGCGATCGCGCCTTGATGATATTGATACTCGCTTGCTGGCGCTGGAAAATACCCGCTTTTCAGCCACGACTCAACTCGATGGCGAAGCGATTATGGCCCTGACGGGGGGTAGCGAAAATAGTACCCTGGTGTCTCGCGTTCGCCTGAATTTACTCAGCAGTTGGCAAAACCGTCATTTACTGGTGACGCAGTTGCAAACCGGGAATAATGGGGGCGATAGCGTGGGCTTAGTTCACGCAGAAGGCGAGAATTTTTTAGGGACGAGGGGGCTTTTGGCCGATGGGGGAGGGTTAGACTATGTTGGGGCAGATTCGGGAGTGCAACTCAATCGCCTCTATTACAGTTTTCAACCCCTAGAGAATTTAGCGATTTCTGTAGGCCCTCGCCTGGTACCGAGGGATTTTATTGACCGCAATCGCTTTGCGAATCATGAGAGATTAGATTTTAACTCTAGCTTTTTTATCAATAATCCATTAATCGTCCAAAATCAAATCGATCGCAATCCTGGGGCGGGAATTGCAGTCAATTGGCGGTTGAATAATACGCCGTTTGCGGTGAATGCGTTGTATATTGCTTCCGATGCAAATTCCCCGACTCGCGGCTGGTTTGGCGATCGCTATCAGGGTTCGGTGGAGGTAGAATATACCCCGAATAGCCCTTTGGCGCTGCGATTGCAATATACGCGGGCGAATCTAGACCGAACTGAGGTGAATGCGTTTGGGGCGAATGTGGAGTGGTCGTTTAATCGCTTTTTTGGGGCGTTTGGTCGGTTCGGAATCGGTACCTATGAAGGATATCATAGCCAACTCGGACGCGATTTAGATTTACAGCCAAAATCCTGGGCGGTGGGGTTTAGCGTTCGCGATTTCCTCATCCCTGGAACGGCGGCGGGAATTGCGTTAGGTCAACCGTTTATTGAACGCAATTTGGGCAACTCGACTCAAACCAATTTTGAGGTATTTTATAATTTGGGTTTAAGCGATCGCCTGAGCATTACGCCTTCTTTGATCTTAGTCAATCATGCGGATAATCAATCGCAATCGGGGCTGACTTGGCAAGCGACGCTTCGCACCGTGATTTTATTTTAG
- a CDS encoding DinB family protein — protein MHKSDYFQRLAQYNTWMNERIYAVCETLPDEVRKADRGAFFRSIHGTLNHILLADRLWLGRFCDRPFESKSLAEELYADFTILTQERQKSDREIQNWANQLTEEKLAAPLTFFSRSQARECTYPLWHTALHFFNHQTHHRGQLTTLLSQCGYDPGVTDLLWLPGTELQDSESKVTSN, from the coding sequence ATGCACAAGAGCGATTATTTTCAAAGACTGGCTCAATATAATACTTGGATGAACGAGCGAATTTATGCCGTTTGCGAAACTCTTCCCGATGAGGTGCGAAAAGCCGATCGCGGGGCATTTTTTCGGTCAATTCACGGTACCCTCAATCATATCCTCTTAGCCGATCGGTTGTGGCTCGGTCGTTTTTGCGATCGCCCTTTTGAAAGCAAGTCCTTGGCTGAAGAATTATACGCAGATTTTACGATCCTGACCCAAGAACGCCAAAAGAGCGATCGCGAAATTCAAAATTGGGCAAATCAGTTAACCGAAGAAAAATTAGCTGCCCCCCTGACGTTTTTCAGCCGTTCGCAAGCCAGAGAATGTACGTATCCCCTATGGCATACAGCCCTTCACTTTTTTAATCACCAAACCCATCATCGCGGTCAATTAACCACACTCCTAAGCCAATGCGGTTACGATCCGGGGGTCACAGATTTACTGTGGCTTCCGGGTACAGAACTTCAGGATTCTGAATCAAAAGTTACTTCAAACTGA